One window from the genome of Tolypothrix sp. NIES-4075 encodes:
- a CDS encoding glycosyltransferase encodes MRIAYLTGEYPRATDTFIQREVAALRDMGVEVHTFSVRRTGDEHMVGLEQKRERDRTFYILPVNLINLLLAHLTLLVSSPRRYLRAIQLAWSTRQPGLRGTLYQLFYFLEAGILAKEINQRQIPHLHNHFADSSCSVAMLAAEFGDFTFSLTLHGPYIFFEPYHWRIDEKIKRSLFVSCISHYCRSQGMIFAPPEKWKRMHIIHCGIDPALFDVVSHNESGKNLLYVGRLAVVKGLPILLESLSFLKRSHPEILLTVVGDGSDRVHLEQLADQLGLSANVKFVGYQSQAEVRRYMQQTDVFVMSSFAEGVPVVLMEAMAAGVPVVATQIAGISELVEDNVSGYLVPPGDAFYLAESLGKLLATSQLRVTFGIAGRAKVEKDFNINYEVAWLHRVMSSALQGKVESIRPHNSEKLVPMSKEPIINV; translated from the coding sequence ATGCGTATCGCCTATTTAACTGGAGAATATCCCAGAGCAACAGATACCTTTATTCAGCGTGAAGTAGCAGCCTTGCGGGATATGGGTGTAGAAGTACACACATTTTCCGTTCGCCGGACGGGGGATGAACACATGGTAGGACTAGAACAAAAGCGAGAACGCGATCGCACTTTTTACATCCTGCCCGTCAATCTGATAAATTTGCTACTTGCACATCTAACTTTACTGGTGAGTTCCCCAAGGAGATATTTACGCGCAATTCAGTTAGCATGGTCTACACGGCAACCTGGATTGCGGGGAACATTGTATCAATTATTCTACTTTCTCGAAGCCGGCATTCTTGCCAAAGAAATCAATCAACGGCAGATTCCGCATTTGCACAATCATTTTGCCGATTCTAGCTGTAGTGTAGCGATGCTGGCGGCTGAATTCGGGGATTTTACTTTTAGTTTAACGTTGCACGGACCATACATCTTTTTTGAGCCGTATCATTGGCGAATTGACGAGAAAATCAAGCGATCGCTATTTGTTTCTTGTATCAGTCATTACTGCCGCAGTCAAGGAATGATATTTGCACCCCCAGAAAAATGGAAGCGAATGCACATCATTCATTGTGGAATCGATCCAGCTTTATTCGATGTCGTTTCTCACAACGAGTCAGGAAAAAACCTGCTGTATGTAGGAAGATTAGCCGTAGTGAAAGGTTTGCCGATATTACTTGAAAGCCTGAGTTTTTTAAAGCGATCGCATCCAGAGATTTTGCTCACAGTCGTTGGTGACGGTTCAGACCGGGTACACTTAGAACAATTAGCCGACCAATTAGGATTAAGTGCAAATGTAAAATTTGTTGGCTATCAGTCGCAAGCTGAAGTCCGCAGATATATGCAGCAAACTGATGTATTCGTTATGTCCAGCTTTGCCGAAGGTGTACCAGTAGTACTGATGGAAGCGATGGCAGCAGGTGTCCCCGTAGTAGCGACGCAGATTGCTGGAATTAGCGAGTTAGTAGAAGATAATGTTAGCGGCTACTTGGTTCCGCCAGGAGATGCCTTTTATTTGGCTGAATCTTTGGGTAAATTACTGGCTACTTCTCAATTGCGTGTAACATTTGGTATCGCTGGTCGAGCAAAGGTAGAGAAAGATTTTAATATTAACTATGAAGTAGCATGGCTGCATCGTGTCATGTCATCTGCCCTGCAAGGAAAAGTAGAATCTATTCGTCCGCATAACTCGGAAAAACTAGTTCCAATGAGTAAAGAGCCGATTATCAACGTATAG
- a CDS encoding YaaW family protein translates to MDELRTALELATEEELQDLTAILFGRKFNPIDYVHTPEPIEVQSKDRKAWLDALEARFRFLAADGMTVLRGRTNLVTYREALIQVCKYLKIRYSHQLATVDLEAEVFLHLLGHVWKKLPEKEKQKLTVQVQQQLAKSQPNQPLPLSLQRDPLGLLFKGGSAIALTSIVQPLLLKQIARQFAMHFATYQIAQQAAVEGGVIATTQFQNYVALQMARRGMAVSAARYTAVRSVFAMLGPVMWGWFFADLGWRAIATNYGRIIPTIFALAQIRLTRTECWEPA, encoded by the coding sequence TTGGATGAGCTCAGGACAGCGCTAGAGCTAGCAACCGAAGAAGAATTGCAAGATTTAACCGCAATTCTGTTTGGTCGGAAATTTAATCCCATAGATTATGTTCATACACCAGAACCGATAGAAGTGCAAAGTAAAGACCGCAAAGCTTGGCTAGATGCGCTCGAAGCACGCTTTCGCTTTTTGGCGGCAGATGGGATGACGGTATTAAGGGGACGCACAAATCTGGTAACTTACCGAGAAGCTTTGATTCAAGTATGTAAGTATCTGAAAATTCGCTACTCTCATCAACTAGCAACAGTTGATTTAGAAGCCGAAGTGTTTTTGCATCTTTTAGGGCATGTGTGGAAAAAATTACCCGAAAAGGAAAAGCAAAAATTGACTGTGCAGGTTCAGCAGCAGCTTGCCAAATCTCAACCGAATCAACCGCTACCACTTTCATTACAGCGTGACCCTTTAGGCTTGCTTTTTAAAGGTGGTAGCGCGATCGCACTCACCTCGATCGTACAACCACTGTTGCTCAAACAAATCGCCCGTCAATTTGCCATGCACTTTGCCACCTATCAAATAGCCCAACAAGCTGCGGTTGAAGGTGGGGTAATCGCAACAACACAGTTTCAAAACTATGTAGCTTTGCAGATGGCACGACGGGGTATGGCTGTAAGTGCAGCTCGTTATACCGCAGTCAGAAGTGTATTTGCTATGTTAGGACCAGTCATGTGGGGTTGGTTTTTTGCAGATTTAGGATGGAGAGCGATCGCCACCAACTACGGTAGAATCATACCCACCATCTTTGCCTTAGCTCAAATTCGCCTCACCCGCACCGAATGTTGGGAACCCGCTTGA
- a CDS encoding O-antigen ligase family protein: MLGTRLKTAFRHPNPNLQFPWNLAQIGLFIFPLSPFLGAVTLGLASLKTWLRQHRTIIQSPLNWGFALLGVLLIISSAFAENKTEAFLGLFNFLPFFLFFAGFSALIQTPTQLRQLSWNLVISSIPVVIIGFGQLFLGWTSKLEILWIVLEINILPQGDPRGRMASIFMHANTLAAYLVIVFILGLGLWLESFQQLRGRGQGAGGQKDKETRGQGDKEDKEEISISPLSPPSPPLSFLFLTAVLITNFAALILTNSRNAWAIAIAACLAYAVYQGWRILIAFVSGVVASVMLAAFAPQAIAVIFRKVVPAFFWARLNDQMYPDRPTALMRKTQWQFAWSLAEQRPWTGWGLRNFTALYKAHSQIRLGHPHNLFLMLSAETGLPSTLLYCGLLGWILFAGVQVLRRSKDIDHKDKLILFSYLLVLVGWVLFNTADVTLFDFRLNTLAWLLFSSVCGVVYRYKNV; the protein is encoded by the coding sequence ATGTTGGGAACCCGCTTGAAAACCGCTTTTCGCCATCCCAATCCTAATTTACAATTTCCTTGGAACTTGGCTCAAATCGGATTATTTATCTTTCCCTTGAGTCCGTTTTTAGGTGCTGTAACTCTAGGTTTGGCATCATTAAAAACTTGGTTGCGACAACACCGCACAATTATTCAGAGTCCCCTTAATTGGGGATTTGCCCTCCTCGGTGTATTGTTAATCATTAGCTCTGCCTTTGCTGAGAATAAAACAGAAGCCTTCCTTGGCTTGTTTAATTTCTTACCGTTCTTTTTATTTTTCGCCGGCTTTAGCGCTTTAATTCAAACACCCACCCAATTGCGCCAACTAAGCTGGAATTTAGTCATATCTTCCATACCTGTGGTCATAATTGGCTTTGGGCAATTATTTTTGGGCTGGACTTCTAAATTAGAAATTTTGTGGATTGTTTTGGAAATAAACATCCTACCCCAAGGAGATCCACGAGGTCGCATGGCTTCAATTTTCATGCACGCTAACACCTTAGCTGCTTATCTAGTAATAGTTTTCATCCTGGGGTTAGGGTTGTGGCTAGAAAGTTTTCAGCAGTTGAGAGGCAGAGGGCAGGGGGCAGGGGGACAAAAAGACAAGGAGACAAGGGGGCAAGGGGACAAGGAGGACAAGGAGGAAATTTCTATATCTCCCTTGTCCCCCCCCTCTCCCCCTCTTTCCTTCCTCTTCCTCACTGCGGTATTAATTACCAACTTTGCGGCGTTGATTTTAACTAACTCGCGCAATGCTTGGGCGATCGCTATTGCTGCTTGTTTGGCTTATGCTGTTTACCAAGGTTGGCGGATTCTTATCGCTTTTGTTTCTGGTGTCGTCGCTAGCGTCATGTTAGCTGCTTTTGCACCCCAAGCGATCGCAGTTATATTTCGTAAAGTTGTTCCTGCTTTCTTTTGGGCACGGTTAAACGACCAAATGTATCCCGATAGACCAACAGCCTTAATGCGAAAAACCCAATGGCAATTTGCTTGGTCTTTGGCTGAACAGCGTCCTTGGACTGGTTGGGGTTTACGCAATTTTACTGCTCTTTACAAAGCACATTCACAGATTCGCTTGGGTCATCCTCACAACTTGTTTTTGATGCTTTCCGCCGAAACAGGACTTCCCAGTACTCTGTTATATTGTGGTTTACTCGGTTGGATTTTATTTGCCGGTGTCCAAGTGTTGCGAAGGTCAAAAGATATCGACCACAAAGACAAATTGATACTTTTCAGTTACCTTCTTGTCCTGGTCGGGTGGGTGCTATTTAATACGGCAGACGTAACTTTATTTGATTTCCGGTTGAATACTCTAGCTTGGTTGCTGTTTTCTTCTGTTTGTGGAGTAGTCTATCGCTACAAAAATGTTTAA
- a CDS encoding Ycf51 family protein encodes MFTTADFFQYTQWSGIATLVLAAIAILGFILKWGIRFRLVGATGFMLVMTAGLFTLSLGPLSRTVIPGALKYSLVYDNGSTQAVIAIPPTITPTELEATLRQAASNLYSNGRLARRGDNQLTIRSRTIIHPEPGVSVPLYLGEVKRSLTSREDSAMTLEIYKIKFAQLPKPTA; translated from the coding sequence ATGTTCACAACAGCTGATTTTTTTCAATATACCCAATGGTCAGGAATTGCTACCTTGGTTTTGGCTGCGATCGCAATCTTGGGTTTTATTTTAAAATGGGGCATCCGCTTTCGGTTGGTGGGTGCAACTGGCTTTATGCTGGTGATGACGGCTGGTTTGTTTACACTCTCGTTGGGACCTTTAAGCCGCACGGTAATTCCGGGTGCGCTGAAGTATTCTCTAGTTTATGACAACGGGTCTACACAAGCGGTGATTGCTATACCACCGACTATTACCCCAACGGAATTAGAAGCTACTCTACGTCAAGCAGCCAGCAATCTATATTCTAACGGTCGCTTGGCTAGACGGGGAGATAACCAACTGACGATTCGATCGCGTACTATTATCCATCCAGAACCGGGGGTTTCTGTGCCACTATATTTGGGTGAGGTCAAGCGATCGCTTACTTCTCGTGAAGACTCAGCAATGACGCTGGAAATTTACAAGATAAAATTCGCGCAATTGCCAAAACCAACCGCTTAA
- a CDS encoding GMC oxidoreductase: MLIDSRNLPTDEVIQTEVCIVGAGPAGITLAREFLGQYFRVCLLESGDLEFNQETQSLCEGETIADNFPELHEMRRRQYGGLANAWGIEIYNKQIGLRHMPLDEIDFEKRDWLPYSGWSFNKSHLNPFYERAQAVCKLGNFVYEAEAWSDNKSPQLPFKSDNVTTSMFQFGTRDIFLSEYRDKINRSANITTYLNANVVEIKTDETAKTVTRVKVASLQGNQFWVAAKVFILASGGIENARLLLLSNKTQKNGLGNQNDLVGRFFMDHPLIRSGVILPNNPQIFNSTALYDLRLVKNVPVMGKLTLAQEVMRREKLLNMSALLFPRHNKFTTAIFPTHNEFRTAGKASLKILLAATRRGEIPKDVPKHLANVIKDFDSLFLQWYKRHFQKQLMFSNLSQGGWSYQKNKDKKFTMFEVVSQTEQAPHPDNRVMLSSKLDKLGCAKAQLNWRWTETDINSIKTSQAILAQEVARAGLGEFQIASDGELPQVLSISTHHHMGTTRMHHDPKQGVVDANCQVHGVSNLFLAGSSVFPTGGFANPTLTIVALAVRLADYVKSHCF, from the coding sequence ATGCTAATTGATAGCCGTAATTTACCTACAGATGAAGTGATTCAAACTGAAGTTTGTATTGTCGGTGCAGGTCCTGCCGGAATTACTTTGGCGCGAGAATTTCTTGGGCAATATTTTCGAGTTTGTCTATTAGAAAGTGGTGATTTGGAATTTAATCAAGAAACACAATCTCTTTGTGAAGGTGAAACTATTGCTGATAATTTTCCCGAACTACATGAAATGCGTCGGCGTCAGTATGGTGGACTGGCTAATGCTTGGGGTATTGAAATATATAACAAGCAAATTGGTCTGAGACATATGCCTTTGGACGAAATAGACTTTGAAAAACGTGATTGGTTGCCATATAGTGGATGGTCTTTTAATAAATCTCATCTTAATCCTTTCTACGAACGCGCTCAAGCAGTTTGCAAACTCGGAAATTTTGTTTATGAGGCTGAAGCTTGGTCAGATAATAAATCTCCTCAGTTACCTTTTAAAAGTGATAATGTAACTACTAGCATGTTTCAGTTTGGAACTCGCGATATTTTTCTCAGTGAATATCGCGATAAAATTAATCGTTCAGCTAATATCACTACTTATCTAAATGCAAATGTAGTAGAAATTAAAACTGACGAAACCGCTAAGACTGTAACTCGTGTAAAAGTGGCTTCTTTGCAAGGAAATCAATTTTGGGTTGCAGCAAAAGTATTTATTCTAGCTTCTGGGGGAATTGAAAATGCCCGGTTATTATTACTATCAAATAAAACGCAAAAAAATGGCTTAGGCAATCAAAACGATTTAGTAGGCAGATTTTTTATGGATCATCCTTTAATTCGTTCGGGTGTGATTTTGCCTAATAATCCCCAAATCTTCAATTCTACAGCTTTATATGACTTACGCTTGGTAAAGAATGTCCCTGTAATGGGAAAACTTACTTTAGCTCAAGAAGTTATGCGTCGGGAAAAATTGCTGAATATGAGTGCATTGCTTTTTCCCAGACATAACAAATTTACAACGGCGATTTTTCCGACACATAACGAATTTAGAACTGCGGGAAAAGCTTCTTTAAAAATATTGCTTGCCGCAACTCGACGCGGGGAAATACCTAAAGATGTTCCTAAACATTTAGCAAATGTAATTAAAGACTTTGATAGTCTTTTTCTTCAATGGTATAAGCGTCACTTTCAAAAGCAACTGATGTTTTCTAATTTAAGTCAAGGTGGATGGTCGTATCAGAAAAACAAAGATAAAAAATTTACAATGTTTGAAGTGGTGAGTCAAACTGAACAAGCTCCCCATCCTGATAACCGGGTGATGCTTAGTAGTAAACTTGATAAGCTTGGTTGTGCAAAAGCGCAGTTAAATTGGCGCTGGACTGAAACTGATATTAATAGTATAAAGACTTCGCAAGCAATTTTAGCACAAGAAGTTGCTCGCGCTGGATTGGGTGAATTCCAGATTGCATCAGATGGAGAACTTCCGCAGGTTCTATCTATTAGCACGCATCATCATATGGGTACAACGCGGATGCATCACGACCCGAAACAGGGTGTTGTCGATGCAAATTGTCAAGTTCACGGTGTCTCGAATTTATTTTTAGCTGGTAGTTCGGTTTTCCCTACAGGCGGCTTTGCTAATCCTACCCTGACGATTGTCGCTTTGGCTGTGCGGCTGGCGGATTATGTGAAAAGTCACTGTTTTTAG
- a CDS encoding TerB family tellurite resistance protein, which yields MSNIQEVLPASEFLKKNLGISEIPLEAYLNYGYALLAIAGADGEVSEAEFNWLLNHQRLAGAPEEVIEKYKTFEYKNADLENLLSKITVDVPTWSKSRSLLYHAIQMSRADDDYSVEEQKAVKKAAKLLKVEDDIALALNRLVETEEAVTALRKALLQTEVLA from the coding sequence ATGAGCAATATTCAAGAAGTACTACCTGCTTCAGAATTTCTGAAAAAGAACTTAGGTATTTCCGAAATTCCGCTTGAAGCATACCTTAACTATGGATATGCACTGCTTGCTATTGCTGGAGCAGATGGAGAGGTTTCAGAAGCCGAATTTAACTGGTTACTAAATCATCAGCGCTTGGCTGGCGCTCCCGAAGAAGTAATAGAAAAATACAAAACATTTGAATACAAAAATGCTGACTTAGAAAATTTGCTGAGTAAGATTACAGTTGATGTTCCTACTTGGTCGAAATCAAGGTCATTGCTGTATCATGCAATTCAAATGTCTCGTGCCGATGACGATTACTCAGTTGAAGAGCAAAAAGCTGTAAAAAAAGCAGCTAAATTGTTAAAGGTTGAAGATGATATTGCGCTTGCTCTCAATAGATTGGTAGAAACAGAAGAAGCAGTAACTGCATTACGTAAAGCGTTATTACAAACTGAGGTTTTAGCTTAA
- a CDS encoding mechanosensitive ion channel family protein has translation MNILIILGEVVFLILIFSLLNWLIGIIFKQVAKVSWLQARTANLTFIKRSISRLLILISVILCLVLIGVNGMVIYRGGNVKEFQLNLIRSLPTQFWLNLLTASLKSVSLLMLVKFSIPPLSRGIDWVCDYAKKADQIKANDESTEAFFKVLKRIIIHTLWISSAILCAKFLYLPQVVPKYLYIALKIYIIVTVGLLIVKAVATIVDTLDALSLKYSSSNDLLRLYERLRHLIPLFKKCLEYVLYVGIINLVVPEIEPIAWISAYTPRIVQIIGVYFLSNVLIEVAYFILDEFYLKTTDANDSQRQKRLTLIPLIRSFAKYFVYFTAGVTILKLIGIDPAPILAGAGIVGIAVGFGAQNLINDVVCGFLILFENYYLVGDYVEVGKVEERNIEGLVEAIELRTTHVRHPDGQLQIVRNGDIGSIINYSKQYIYARVEVSVSYDSNLDHVYRVVEKIGQQLKVDEQDVLEPTRVAGLESFGENNLLLLTLTKVKPGKHLHIQRVLRKILKDTFSQEEIEICGFSKN, from the coding sequence ATGAATATACTAATTATCCTGGGTGAAGTTGTATTTTTAATACTCATTTTCTCGCTGTTGAACTGGCTAATTGGTATAATCTTCAAGCAAGTCGCTAAAGTTTCGTGGCTTCAAGCAAGAACTGCAAATCTCACATTTATAAAGAGGAGTATCAGCAGACTTTTAATTTTAATTTCTGTGATTCTGTGTCTTGTGCTGATTGGTGTGAATGGGATGGTGATTTATCGAGGTGGAAACGTTAAGGAATTTCAACTTAATCTTATTCGCAGTCTTCCTACTCAATTTTGGCTCAATCTCTTGACGGCGAGCTTGAAAAGTGTGAGTTTGCTGATGTTAGTTAAATTTAGCATACCACCCTTAAGCCGGGGTATAGATTGGGTCTGTGATTACGCCAAGAAAGCCGATCAAATCAAGGCTAATGATGAAAGTACCGAGGCTTTTTTTAAAGTTTTAAAAAGAATTATCATTCATACTCTTTGGATATCATCTGCTATCCTGTGCGCTAAATTTCTCTACCTACCACAAGTCGTTCCCAAGTATCTTTATATTGCCTTAAAAATATACATTATTGTCACAGTTGGTTTACTCATTGTTAAAGCTGTTGCTACTATCGTTGATACTCTCGACGCGCTCAGTCTTAAATACTCCAGTTCTAACGATCTACTGCGTTTATACGAGCGTTTACGCCACTTAATTCCCCTCTTCAAAAAATGTTTGGAATACGTCCTCTATGTTGGCATAATAAATCTTGTTGTTCCAGAAATAGAACCTATCGCTTGGATAAGTGCTTATACCCCTAGAATTGTGCAGATTATTGGGGTTTATTTTCTTAGCAATGTTTTGATTGAAGTTGCTTATTTCATTCTTGATGAGTTCTACTTAAAAACTACAGATGCAAATGACTCACAGCGACAAAAACGACTAACACTGATTCCCTTAATACGGAGTTTTGCCAAATATTTTGTCTACTTCACTGCCGGAGTTACTATACTCAAGCTGATTGGTATTGATCCTGCGCCTATCTTAGCAGGTGCAGGGATTGTGGGTATAGCAGTTGGTTTTGGAGCGCAAAACCTGATTAATGATGTCGTTTGTGGATTTTTGATTTTGTTTGAAAACTATTACTTGGTAGGTGATTATGTTGAAGTTGGGAAAGTGGAAGAGAGAAATATTGAGGGGCTTGTAGAAGCGATTGAACTGCGAACCACTCACGTCCGACATCCTGATGGTCAATTACAGATTGTTCGCAATGGGGATATTGGATCAATTATCAACTACTCTAAGCAGTATATATATGCAAGGGTGGAAGTTAGCGTTTCCTATGACTCCAATTTAGATCATGTGTATAGAGTGGTTGAGAAGATAGGACAGCAGTTAAAGGTGGATGAACAGGATGTTCTAGAACCTACAAGAGTAGCTGGACTAGAAAGTTTTGGGGAGAATAACCTATTGCTGCTCACGCTGACAAAGGTCAAGCCTGGAAAACACCTTCATATTCAGCGTGTTCTCCGCAAGATATTGAAGGATACTTTTAGCCAAGAAGAAATTGAAATTTGCGGTTTCTCCAAGAATTGA
- a CDS encoding iron-containing alcohol dehydrogenase family protein, which yields MFHPTLSTQTSNSLFTLTIAPAKVIRGAGALTNCTEAISRLGTRPLILAGDRTLALIQTHLQSVLQQLQVAQASYGADCCEDSLNSLRKAAKEHLADVIIGVGGGKALDTAKLVAHQLQLPVVTIPTSAATCAAWTALSNVYSDKGAFLYDVALSQCPDLLILDYDLIETAPQRTLVAGIGDAIAKWYEASVSSGHSEQTLIISAVQQARVLRDILFQKSAAALQTPGSEVWREVVDATVLLAGVIGGIGGAQCRTVAAHAVHNGLTHICKHDSIHGEKVAYGILVQLRLEEMVQGSQLAAAARQQLLKFYTEIGLPQKLSDLGLGNITLGELQTAAEIALAPNSDIHRLPFKVAPEQLMAAMVSTTAPIDTTALRVSIRGIDEVQE from the coding sequence ATTTTTCATCCTACTTTGTCTACTCAAACTTCTAATTCATTATTTACTCTGACGATCGCACCAGCAAAAGTCATCCGTGGTGCGGGTGCGTTGACGAATTGCACTGAAGCAATTTCTCGTTTGGGAACTCGTCCGCTGATTTTGGCAGGCGATCGCACTCTCGCTCTGATTCAAACTCATTTACAATCGGTTTTACAACAATTGCAAGTTGCTCAAGCATCTTATGGTGCAGATTGTTGTGAAGATAGTTTAAATTCTTTACGCAAAGCAGCTAAAGAACATCTTGCTGATGTCATTATCGGTGTAGGTGGTGGTAAAGCACTTGATACAGCGAAGTTAGTCGCTCATCAATTACAGTTGCCCGTAGTCACAATTCCTACCTCAGCCGCAACTTGTGCGGCTTGGACTGCCCTTTCAAATGTCTATTCTGACAAGGGTGCGTTTTTATATGATGTGGCGCTTTCTCAGTGTCCCGATTTATTGATACTCGATTATGACTTAATTGAAACTGCTCCTCAACGTACTTTGGTAGCGGGAATTGGGGATGCGATCGCTAAATGGTACGAAGCCTCTGTAAGCAGCGGACACTCAGAACAGACTTTAATTATATCCGCCGTGCAACAAGCGCGAGTTTTGCGCGATATTTTGTTTCAAAAGTCAGCCGCAGCACTGCAAACCCCAGGAAGCGAGGTGTGGCGCGAAGTTGTAGACGCTACCGTTTTACTCGCTGGGGTAATTGGCGGAATTGGTGGGGCACAATGTCGTACTGTTGCGGCACATGCAGTGCATAATGGTTTAACCCACATTTGCAAACACGACAGTATTCACGGCGAAAAGGTCGCTTACGGTATCTTGGTGCAACTACGCTTAGAAGAAATGGTACAGGGTTCGCAGCTAGCTGCTGCCGCAAGGCAACAGTTGTTGAAATTCTATACAGAAATCGGGTTGCCGCAAAAGTTGAGCGATTTAGGATTGGGCAACATCACTTTAGGTGAGTTGCAAACAGCCGCAGAAATTGCTCTAGCGCCTAATTCTGACATTCATCGACTACCATTTAAAGTGGCACCAGAACAGTTGATGGCAGCGATGGTTTCCACCACTGCACCAATAGATACTACAGCTTTGCGGGTATCAATAAGGGGAATTGACGAGGTTCAGGAATGA
- a CDS encoding aspartate aminotransferase: protein MSLDWIVPAERIQQLPPYVFARLDELKAKAREQGLDLIDLGMGNPDGATPQPVVEAAIAALQNPANHGYPPFEGTASFRRAITNWYHRRYGVILDPDSEALPLLGSKEGLTHLAIAYINPGDLVLVPSPAYPAHFRGPAIAGGKVHSLILKPENDWLIDLAAIPDDVAQSAKILYFNYPSNPTAATAPREFFEEIVAFARKHEILLVHDLCYAELAFDGYQPTSLLEIPGAKEIGVEFHTLSKTYNMAGWRVGFVVGNRHVIQGLRTLKTNLDYGIFAALQTAAETALQLPDVYLHEVQQRYRTRRDFLIQELGKLGWDVPKTKATMYLWVPCPPGMGSTDFALNVLQQTGVVVTPGNAFGIAGEGYVRISLIADCDRLGEAMRRFQQAGIRYHSEAVVSG from the coding sequence ATGAGTTTGGATTGGATTGTCCCAGCGGAACGTATACAGCAACTACCACCTTACGTATTTGCACGGTTAGATGAACTGAAAGCGAAAGCGCGGGAACAAGGATTAGATTTGATTGATTTGGGGATGGGAAACCCCGATGGTGCGACACCGCAACCAGTTGTGGAAGCGGCGATCGCTGCTTTGCAAAATCCCGCTAATCACGGTTATCCACCGTTTGAAGGTACTGCTAGTTTCCGACGTGCCATCACTAATTGGTATCATCGTCGCTATGGTGTAATTCTCGACCCAGATAGCGAAGCTTTGCCGCTACTTGGTTCTAAAGAGGGATTGACACATTTAGCGATCGCCTATATAAATCCTGGCGATTTAGTTTTGGTTCCTTCTCCCGCTTATCCGGCACATTTTCGCGGACCTGCGATCGCTGGAGGCAAAGTCCACAGCTTAATTCTCAAACCGGAAAATGACTGGTTGATTGATTTAGCCGCAATTCCCGATGATGTTGCCCAAAGCGCTAAAATTCTCTACTTCAATTATCCCAGCAATCCTACCGCTGCCACTGCCCCGCGCGAATTCTTTGAAGAAATCGTCGCCTTCGCCCGCAAACACGAAATCCTCTTGGTACACGATTTATGTTATGCTGAGTTGGCTTTTGATGGCTATCAACCCACAAGTTTATTAGAAATTCCCGGCGCGAAAGAAATCGGTGTAGAGTTTCACACCCTTTCTAAAACTTATAATATGGCAGGTTGGCGCGTCGGTTTTGTGGTAGGAAATCGCCATGTAATTCAAGGTTTGCGGACTTTGAAAACCAATCTTGATTACGGCATTTTTGCCGCTTTGCAAACTGCCGCCGAAACAGCTTTGCAACTGCCAGATGTATACTTGCATGAAGTCCAGCAACGCTATCGTACCCGTCGCGATTTTCTCATTCAAGAGTTAGGAAAGTTAGGTTGGGATGTTCCCAAAACCAAAGCGACGATGTATCTGTGGGTTCCCTGTCCCCCTGGTATGGGTTCAACAGATTTCGCGTTGAATGTCTTACAGCAAACTGGTGTGGTAGTGACACCGGGTAACGCTTTCGGAATTGCCGGTGAAGGATATGTGCGGATTAGCTTGATTGCTGATTGCGATCGCTTGGGTGAAGCGATGCGACGTTTTCAGCAAGCCGGTATCCGCTATCACTCAGAAGCCGTCGTCTCTGGTTAA